Proteins encoded in a region of the Calditrichota bacterium genome:
- the rny gene encoding ribonuclease Y, translating to MISLLLALGMVVAAVGLLAIGWLVKDRVDHARKAAARDEATRIVADAERAAENLRREKLLEIRDDHLKLKTQLENDFETKRADLTRLERTIRDKERLYLQKVEALEKRGREMKVADRELRERARRIEIDRAEAARLKDEAAGRLDRVAGLSQDDALAQLKQELIEKARFEAADSIRQIRERARQQADREAREIVVQAIQRSAADHSAETTVTVVNIPGDEIKGRIIGREGRNIRAFEAATGCEVIIDDTPEAVTLSGFDPFRREVARLALEKLVADGRIHPARIEEVVHKAQDELEVKVIELGEQAALEVGVDGLHSELLRHLGILHYRTSYGQNVLKHSIEVARLAALMAAELRLDAKLAARCGLLHDIGKSIDRTTEGTHVELGMDLARRFNEPKAVLNVIASHHDDVEAGSLIACLVQAADAISGARPGARRDSLEGYIKRLETLEKIATGFSGVAKSYALQAGREIRVMVEQERTSDGDATQLAADIARRIEADLEFPGQIKVTVIREFRAVELAR from the coding sequence ATGATCAGTCTCTTGCTTGCCTTGGGAATGGTCGTCGCAGCAGTCGGGCTGCTGGCGATCGGATGGCTCGTCAAGGATCGCGTCGATCATGCCCGTAAAGCAGCAGCCCGGGATGAGGCTACCCGGATAGTCGCCGACGCCGAACGTGCCGCAGAAAACCTCCGTCGTGAAAAACTGCTTGAAATCCGCGACGATCATCTTAAACTCAAGACCCAACTTGAGAATGACTTCGAGACCAAGCGCGCCGACCTGACCCGGCTGGAACGGACCATCCGCGATAAGGAGCGGCTCTATCTGCAAAAGGTCGAAGCCCTTGAAAAGCGCGGACGGGAGATGAAAGTCGCGGACCGGGAGCTGCGCGAGCGTGCCCGGCGTATTGAGATCGATCGGGCCGAGGCGGCACGACTCAAAGATGAAGCCGCAGGTCGGCTGGACCGGGTAGCCGGGCTGAGTCAGGACGACGCCTTGGCACAACTCAAGCAGGAGTTGATCGAGAAGGCGAGGTTCGAAGCCGCCGACTCGATCCGTCAGATTCGCGAACGCGCCCGCCAGCAGGCTGACCGGGAAGCGCGCGAGATCGTCGTCCAGGCCATTCAGCGATCCGCTGCCGATCACTCCGCCGAAACTACAGTCACCGTGGTCAATATCCCCGGCGACGAAATCAAGGGGCGGATCATCGGGCGCGAAGGACGCAACATTCGCGCCTTCGAGGCCGCCACCGGCTGCGAAGTAATTATTGATGATACCCCCGAAGCAGTTACCCTCTCCGGCTTCGACCCGTTTCGCCGGGAGGTGGCGCGGCTGGCGCTTGAAAAACTGGTTGCCGACGGTCGCATCCATCCTGCACGCATTGAGGAAGTCGTTCACAAGGCTCAGGATGAACTTGAAGTCAAGGTCATCGAACTGGGCGAACAGGCAGCTCTTGAAGTTGGCGTCGATGGCTTGCATAGCGAACTCTTGCGGCATCTCGGGATTCTTCATTATCGCACCAGTTACGGCCAGAATGTCCTCAAGCACTCGATTGAGGTGGCGCGACTGGCAGCCCTGATGGCGGCGGAATTGCGGCTTGACGCCAAACTTGCCGCTCGCTGCGGGCTGCTCCACGACATCGGTAAGTCGATCGACCGCACGACCGAAGGCACCCATGTCGAATTGGGAATGGATCTGGCTCGCCGCTTCAACGAGCCGAAAGCCGTTCTGAATGTGATTGCCTCGCATCACGATGACGTCGAAGCCGGGTCGCTCATCGCCTGCCTGGTGCAGGCCGCCGATGCCATTTCGGGAGCCCGTCCCGGTGCCCGGCGCGACAGCCTTGAAGGATACATCAAACGGCTTGAGACCCTGGAGAAGATTGCTACTGGTTTCAGCGGAGTCGCTAAGAGTTATGCGCTTCAGGCCGGGCGTGAAATTCGGGTGATGGTAGAGCAGGAGCGGACATCCGACGGCGACGCGACGCAACTTGCCGCCGATATCGCCCGGCGGATCGAAGCAGACCTCGAATTCCCGGGTCAGATCAAGGTGACGGTGATCCGCGAATTTCGCGCCGTTGAACTGGCACGCTAA
- a CDS encoding amidohydrolase family protein, whose product MNWHAKRVKSDSATDRDGLRGLVLTNGRVYRPERTGFRLEASDLLVRGERLFGLAPRGNGFGNTADGCLIIDLHGRIVLPGLADAHLHLSAGGQSLAIPNLTGLGSNEIRAVIEKSFRAIESAGRRWIEAFNWESRYGLLNADLLEDACPGIPATVHQKDLHTCCVNRTALAMAGIDNASNVPTGGRIETDVNGRPTGILRESAIDLVTRFRPQLTPNDRERFIQGGIDHLVSRGLTGVCEVLDPGNAEVYDYLDRESRLAVDIDAWRRFENWDGASPPPPPGRQFKVQTLKVFLDGSFGSRTAALFEPYADDPTSVGMLMFGDTELLDLCRAGASFGWRMALHAIGDQAVDQAARILAETPVSSSAPHRIEHLQMLPRNGTERIARSKTTASIQPVHLLDDQVWLAERIGVERCRRSFIWRSLQSAGVPIAIGSDWPVSTPDPLKALHVAINQAGYYAEPTRLFDPAEALFPGQAIAAMTTGFAASTGWESLRGRIDPGFQADFTIVEGVSSDLADWSEARVVMTIARGNVVYETQE is encoded by the coding sequence TTGAACTGGCACGCTAAACGAGTGAAGTCCGACTCCGCTACAGACCGCGATGGCTTGAGGGGACTCGTTCTAACGAACGGACGCGTCTATCGACCCGAAAGAACTGGATTTCGACTCGAGGCATCCGATCTGCTCGTTCGGGGTGAGCGTCTTTTCGGTCTTGCACCGCGCGGCAATGGGTTTGGCAACACCGCCGACGGCTGTCTCATCATCGATCTGCACGGGCGAATTGTCCTACCCGGACTTGCGGATGCTCATCTCCATTTGTCCGCCGGCGGTCAATCGCTCGCGATCCCTAATCTTACCGGTCTGGGAAGCAATGAAATTCGAGCGGTCATTGAGAAGTCCTTTCGTGCAATTGAAAGCGCCGGGCGCCGCTGGATTGAAGCGTTTAACTGGGAATCTCGCTACGGATTGTTGAACGCCGATCTGCTCGAAGATGCTTGCCCCGGGATTCCGGCGACAGTGCATCAGAAGGACTTGCACACCTGTTGCGTCAACCGGACGGCACTCGCGATGGCAGGCATCGACAATGCCTCCAACGTTCCAACTGGCGGACGAATAGAGACCGATGTCAACGGACGCCCAACCGGTATTCTCCGCGAGTCGGCAATCGATCTCGTCACCCGTTTTCGACCGCAACTTACTCCAAACGACCGGGAGCGGTTCATTCAAGGCGGTATCGACCATTTGGTCTCACGGGGCTTGACCGGAGTCTGCGAAGTCCTCGATCCCGGAAATGCCGAAGTCTATGACTACCTTGACCGAGAAAGTCGCTTGGCAGTTGATATCGATGCCTGGCGCCGTTTCGAGAATTGGGACGGCGCATCGCCCCCGCCGCCACCGGGACGGCAATTTAAGGTGCAGACCTTGAAGGTCTTCCTCGACGGCAGTTTCGGATCGCGGACAGCTGCGCTCTTCGAGCCTTATGCTGATGACCCAACCTCCGTCGGGATGTTGATGTTTGGCGATACGGAACTTCTTGATTTGTGCCGCGCCGGCGCCTCCTTTGGCTGGAGAATGGCGCTGCACGCTATTGGCGACCAGGCGGTCGATCAAGCCGCCCGGATTCTGGCCGAGACGCCGGTTTCGTCGAGTGCGCCGCACCGCATCGAGCATCTGCAGATGTTGCCCAGGAATGGAACAGAACGTATCGCCCGGTCGAAGACGACGGCTTCCATCCAGCCGGTTCACTTGTTGGACGATCAGGTCTGGCTCGCGGAGAGGATAGGTGTGGAACGATGCAGGCGGTCGTTCATATGGCGATCTCTGCAAAGCGCCGGAGTTCCCATTGCAATAGGAAGCGATTGGCCGGTTTCTACTCCCGACCCGCTTAAAGCCCTCCATGTTGCCATCAATCAGGCTGGGTATTATGCAGAGCCAACCCGACTTTTCGATCCAGCCGAGGCGTTATTCCCCGGCCAGGCAATCGCCGCAATGACTACCGGTTTCGCTGCTTCCACCGGTTGGGAGAGCCTTCGGGGACGCATTGACCCAGGCTTTCAGGCCGACTTCACTATCGTCGAAGGCGTCAGTTCCGATCTCGCCGATTGGTCTGAAGCCCGGGTGGTGATGACCATCGCCCGAGGCAATGTAGTCTATGAAACACAGGAATAA
- a CDS encoding gamma-glutamyl-gamma-aminobutyrate hydrolase family protein: protein MKPLIGISANMSPPNDPKRTFSTSVKVHYLHDPYCQFILAGGGIPVVLPPVESPDAAPAIVAGLNGILISGGCDVDPAFYGESNHASMNCDPARDRFEMELVKAARGLSRAVLGICRGMQVINVAFGGSLYQDVPTEIEGALQHHNWEDGRESFHSILLTRHSPLSEVLERDEIQVNSSHHQSIKDLGRGLVPLAAANDGVIEAVHCPDDRFTFGVQWHPERMLGEAQMVELSRWFVRNAAQ from the coding sequence ATGAAGCCACTCATCGGCATCAGTGCCAACATGAGCCCGCCCAACGACCCCAAACGCACCTTTTCGACCAGCGTCAAGGTGCACTATCTACATGACCCTTATTGCCAGTTCATTCTCGCCGGTGGAGGTATCCCGGTGGTGCTTCCACCGGTCGAATCGCCAGATGCGGCGCCGGCTATCGTCGCCGGATTGAACGGCATCCTCATCAGCGGTGGATGCGACGTCGATCCTGCTTTTTACGGTGAGTCGAACCATGCATCTATGAACTGCGATCCGGCGCGGGACCGGTTCGAGATGGAACTGGTAAAAGCCGCGCGCGGACTATCCCGAGCCGTGCTCGGCATCTGCCGGGGGATGCAGGTGATCAACGTGGCTTTTGGCGGAAGCCTCTATCAGGATGTCCCGACGGAGATTGAAGGCGCGCTTCAGCACCATAATTGGGAAGACGGCAGGGAATCGTTCCATAGCATCCTCCTGACCCGCCACTCGCCGCTGAGCGAAGTCTTGGAACGCGATGAGATTCAGGTCAACAGCAGCCATCATCAGTCGATCAAAGACCTCGGACGCGGGCTTGTGCCGCTGGCTGCTGCCAACGACGGAGTGATCGAAGCCGTCCATTGCCCCGACGACCGCTTTACCTTCGGGGTGCAATGGCACCCCGAACGGATGCTGGGGGAAGCCCAAATGGTGGAACTTTCACGCTGGTTCGTCCGCAATGCAGCACAATAG
- the holA gene encoding DNA polymerase III subunit delta, with protein sequence MNYSDFQKHLTAGSLLPAYLFTGSEDYLAETGSDALVDIALPLDERQLNLTVLYGREPSGLAEALTTPPVFARMRVVVVKQAHELPDKMLDAVDRYLERPPEDGLLILRAADADRRKAFFRRKFANLTVVDCETPRTRELGEWIRRYLQGIGYRIAADAVDHLGNVPWPGLRDLVQELDRLALMVSMGGEITRRTIEEAGGGGFVIQRYRLTDAVGRGDMVAAIQAGDSLRLWGGFKATQLIGDLFRFFSQLWFVKRAQERAMIDEAKRLLGLKDFVFQKHLGLVRGIARDTIERAIIRLHDADLAIKSGERDEEVEIDRIIIELTGLMRAKAAGIA encoded by the coding sequence TTGAACTACTCCGACTTTCAGAAGCACCTCACTGCCGGGTCGCTTCTCCCGGCATATCTCTTCACCGGAAGTGAGGATTACCTCGCCGAAACCGGATCCGATGCGCTGGTGGATATTGCGCTGCCTCTCGACGAACGACAACTCAACCTGACGGTGCTCTACGGTCGTGAGCCGTCCGGATTGGCTGAGGCGTTGACGACACCGCCCGTTTTTGCGCGGATGCGGGTGGTAGTCGTAAAGCAGGCACACGAACTTCCGGACAAGATGCTCGACGCCGTAGATCGCTACCTCGAACGGCCTCCCGAGGACGGGCTGCTGATTCTGCGAGCCGCCGATGCCGACCGTCGAAAGGCATTCTTTCGGCGCAAGTTCGCAAATTTAACTGTCGTCGATTGCGAAACTCCAAGGACGCGGGAACTGGGAGAGTGGATTCGTCGTTACTTGCAAGGCATTGGTTACAGGATTGCCGCTGACGCCGTCGATCATCTCGGAAACGTTCCCTGGCCAGGCTTGCGCGATTTGGTGCAGGAACTCGACCGGCTGGCTTTGATGGTTTCAATGGGCGGAGAAATCACCCGGAGAACTATCGAAGAGGCTGGCGGCGGAGGCTTCGTCATTCAACGGTACCGGCTTACCGATGCGGTGGGTCGAGGTGATATGGTCGCGGCGATCCAGGCCGGCGATTCGTTGAGGTTGTGGGGCGGCTTCAAAGCAACCCAGTTGATCGGAGACCTCTTCCGCTTCTTCTCGCAGTTGTGGTTCGTAAAGCGGGCTCAGGAGCGGGCAATGATCGACGAAGCGAAACGGTTGCTTGGCCTGAAGGATTTCGTCTTCCAAAAACACCTTGGCCTGGTCCGGGGAATCGCGCGCGACACCATTGAACGGGCAATCATTCGACTCCACGACGCCGATCTCGCCATCAAGTCCGGTGAACGCGACGAGGAGGTCGAGATCGATCGGATCATCATTGAATTGACGGGACTTATGCGCGCCAAGGCGGCGGGAATAGCGTGA
- a CDS encoding sigma-70 family RNA polymerase sigma factor yields the protein MNDRTVTDEELIRRFQSGEDGAFDLIVARYRGPLFNFIYRILGDPAFSEDILQETFIRVWTNRSSYREIAKFSTWIYTIAGNLTKSELRRQKIRRWVFLGGGKSGNSREDEKPLDIVDDNADPERDLERRTIQRRVDAEIAKLPLVFREVIVLRDVQELSYEEIGSILQIPLGTVKSRVNRGRARLQERLKDLL from the coding sequence GTGAACGATCGAACCGTAACCGATGAGGAGTTGATTCGCCGCTTTCAGAGCGGGGAGGACGGTGCTTTCGATCTGATCGTAGCGCGCTATCGGGGGCCGCTCTTCAACTTTATCTATCGCATTCTCGGCGATCCCGCCTTCAGTGAAGACATTCTTCAGGAGACCTTCATCCGGGTCTGGACGAATCGGAGTAGTTACCGCGAGATAGCTAAATTCTCGACTTGGATCTATACCATCGCCGGCAACCTCACCAAGTCGGAACTGAGACGACAGAAGATTCGTCGGTGGGTCTTTCTCGGTGGCGGTAAGAGCGGCAACTCGCGGGAAGATGAGAAACCCCTCGATATAGTCGATGACAATGCCGATCCGGAACGAGATCTCGAACGACGCACCATTCAGCGCCGCGTCGATGCCGAGATCGCCAAACTGCCTCTCGTCTTTCGTGAAGTCATTGTCCTGCGCGATGTGCAGGAACTTTCGTATGAAGAAATAGGTTCAATACTACAGATACCTTTGGGGACTGTGAAGTCGCGGGTCAACCGCGGACGGGCGCGTCTCCAGGAACGGTTGAAGGATCTCCTCTGA
- a CDS encoding laccase domain-containing protein encodes MFRLNPTQAMSLMPQDSEIVRLPEWVGEIRFALSLRQDGQMSFKRAPKEVVAANRKRFLTRYGFDWERVVAGELVHSAGIAVVTPEDVGRGAMRDNGLPGIDGMITTYSEVTMLTTHADCAPIVIYDRVKQVLGQAHAGWRGLRSGIIPALVDAMASRGAFPKRMQAWIGPTIGKCCYPVGPEVADQFPDNCKAVNSGQTRLDLPSFIQRELKALDLAPESITDSGICTSCNLHFSSYRRDGTATVAMALVTGLFR; translated from the coding sequence ATGTTCAGGTTGAATCCAACGCAAGCCATGTCTTTAATGCCGCAAGATTCTGAGATCGTGCGCCTCCCTGAATGGGTTGGCGAGATTCGCTTTGCCCTATCGCTCCGTCAGGACGGTCAGATGTCCTTCAAGCGCGCGCCGAAAGAGGTCGTAGCAGCCAATCGCAAGCGCTTTCTGACCCGGTATGGCTTCGATTGGGAGCGGGTTGTGGCGGGTGAGTTAGTCCACAGCGCCGGGATCGCGGTCGTAACGCCGGAGGATGTTGGGCGCGGGGCAATGCGCGACAACGGACTACCCGGTATCGACGGAATGATAACCACTTATAGTGAAGTTACGATGCTTACCACCCACGCCGATTGCGCGCCGATCGTAATATACGATCGGGTGAAACAGGTGCTGGGACAGGCTCACGCCGGATGGAGAGGACTGCGATCCGGCATCATCCCGGCTCTGGTAGATGCTATGGCCTCAAGAGGGGCTTTTCCTAAGCGGATGCAGGCTTGGATCGGGCCGACTATCGGGAAGTGCTGCTATCCGGTGGGGCCGGAGGTCGCGGATCAGTTTCCAGATAATTGTAAAGCAGTGAACAGCGGGCAGACGCGACTCGACCTTCCTTCTTTTATCCAGCGTGAGTTAAAGGCACTCGACCTGGCGCCGGAGTCCATCACCGACTCCGGCATCTGCACGTCCTGCAATCTACACTTCTCATCATACCGGCGAGACGGAACTGCAACAGTGGCAATGGCGCTGGTAACCGGCCTATTCCGGTAA
- a CDS encoding M24 family metallopeptidase, with protein MKIGEQLTAAQLDGWLIYDFRGSNPILARILGLKPWTTRRLYFLLRPHKGPLCIAHRIDATMLPPLDADLHIYGDRQELSRLLDKCLESVKRLAMEYVPDGALPAVAYVDAGTIENIRSRDIEVVSSGNLIQAVTAVWSPEAQARHLEVSRQVAAIKDNAFAMIREALIADRTINEFDVQRFILTEFDRLGLETEEMPVVSTNERSGDPHYYPTESRHHTIQRGDWVLIDLWARAPGSQHIFSDITWVGKWGEPSAEQQRVFDVVRSARDAVVMRVEEAALKGEGLQGRDLDNVARGVIDAAGYGAAFFHRTGHSLSPGDHVHGLGVNLDNFETDDRRNLIPGIGFTVEPGIYLSGFGVRLEINIYMKADGPLVTSPVQDRIIRLDLSQ; from the coding sequence TTGAAAATCGGGGAACAACTCACCGCCGCGCAACTGGACGGCTGGCTCATCTACGATTTCCGCGGCTCGAATCCAATACTTGCCCGCATCCTGGGTCTCAAGCCCTGGACCACACGACGGCTCTACTTTTTATTACGACCCCATAAGGGACCCCTTTGTATCGCGCACCGGATCGACGCAACGATGCTGCCACCGCTGGATGCCGATCTTCATATCTATGGCGACCGGCAGGAATTAAGCCGCTTGCTTGACAAATGCCTCGAGAGCGTCAAACGCCTGGCAATGGAGTATGTCCCGGATGGCGCGTTGCCGGCAGTAGCCTATGTCGATGCCGGAACTATCGAGAACATTCGTTCAAGAGATATTGAAGTCGTCTCATCCGGGAATCTGATCCAGGCAGTTACAGCAGTATGGTCGCCGGAAGCACAGGCGCGGCACCTTGAAGTGTCGCGACAAGTCGCTGCGATCAAGGATAATGCCTTCGCAATGATCCGGGAAGCGCTGATTGCCGACCGCACAATAAACGAATTCGATGTTCAGAGGTTCATCCTCACTGAATTCGACCGGCTGGGGTTGGAAACTGAAGAGATGCCGGTTGTCTCCACCAACGAAAGAAGTGGCGACCCGCATTACTATCCCACCGAATCGCGGCACCATACGATCCAAAGAGGCGACTGGGTCTTGATCGACCTTTGGGCTCGTGCTCCCGGATCGCAGCATATCTTTAGCGACATCACCTGGGTTGGCAAGTGGGGCGAGCCATCGGCGGAACAGCAACGGGTCTTCGACGTCGTTCGGTCGGCGCGGGATGCCGTTGTTATGCGAGTCGAGGAAGCGGCTTTGAAAGGGGAAGGGCTGCAAGGCCGCGATCTTGATAATGTCGCGCGAGGAGTCATCGACGCTGCTGGATATGGTGCGGCTTTCTTCCACCGAACCGGACATTCGCTCTCGCCCGGCGATCATGTTCACGGGCTTGGCGTCAACCTTGACAACTTCGAAACCGATGACCGCCGCAACCTTATACCGGGCATAGGATTCACCGTTGAACCGGGTATCTACCTATCGGGCTTTGGTGTCCGGCTGGAGATCAACATCTATATGAAAGCCGACGGCCCATTGGTAACGTCACCGGTTCAGGACCGTATCATCCGTCTCGACCTTAGCCAATGA
- a CDS encoding UDP-2,3-diacylglucosamine diphosphatase codes for MSESAHPEASDLLELPYPALFLADCHIPLVVRPGQETWRSRVIQFLREVGPSARSLVLLGDLFDFWFEWRRVVPGAAFPVLEAIAGLCRQGVQVLYIGGNHDGHIGQFLQNEVGIRISRQPVDALIGEKRFHLIHGDGLAPRDRGYRLLRRIVRWGPTEHLYRLIHPDLGIYLAYCLSGTSRSHFGEAGRTTAEDYRKYARTVIDRGFDFVVMGHRHEAEWLPHSSGGMLAIGDWIRKGSYGWFDGKRAILRFYNNDSNAASYNQ; via the coding sequence ATGAGTGAGTCAGCCCACCCGGAAGCATCGGACCTGCTGGAACTCCCCTACCCGGCTCTTTTCCTGGCTGACTGCCATATCCCGCTTGTCGTCCGCCCGGGGCAGGAGACTTGGCGCAGCCGGGTGATTCAATTTCTACGTGAGGTTGGACCTTCGGCAAGGTCACTTGTGCTGCTGGGCGACCTCTTTGACTTTTGGTTCGAATGGCGTCGCGTCGTTCCGGGTGCGGCTTTTCCAGTCCTTGAGGCAATCGCCGGCCTGTGCCGTCAAGGCGTCCAAGTGCTCTACATTGGTGGCAATCACGACGGGCACATCGGGCAATTCCTGCAGAACGAGGTTGGAATACGCATCTCGCGGCAGCCGGTCGATGCGCTCATCGGCGAGAAACGCTTCCACCTGATCCACGGCGACGGACTGGCACCGCGCGATCGCGGCTATCGACTCCTGCGCCGCATCGTCCGATGGGGGCCAACCGAACACCTCTATCGTCTAATCCACCCCGACCTCGGTATCTACCTCGCATATTGTCTCTCCGGAACATCGCGCAGCCATTTCGGTGAAGCCGGACGGACGACTGCCGAAGACTACCGCAAGTATGCGCGAACAGTCATCGACCGGGGCTTTGACTTCGTCGTCATGGGGCATCGCCATGAAGCCGAATGGCTGCCTCACAGCAGCGGCGGGATGCTCGCCATCGGGGACTGGATCAGAAAGGGTAGTTACGGGTGGTTCGACGGGAAGCGGGCAATCCTAAGATTTTATAATAATGATAGTAACGCTGCTTCCTATAACCAATGA
- a CDS encoding cytochrome c3 family protein — protein MVFILLAGFGLAAMSGATVRSRGIEETPVHRARGGDTLWIDGNIDGFGAIFSHKNHMRGAWRGDLCIECHEAPPTFTDGHLIGDRESDPTCVRCHHMNLPRDANTGCATCHRDMYRPTDAFGHVWHSSRFGADLGCYECHARGEPKVSENAPKCTKCHSDLVAEGSTIEFHHYQAPGYVEAMHNLCITCHNAKAEINGQPDLARCATCHPGQRDFIDRIDLAARHRHLKGKRVVLPLLRE, from the coding sequence ATGGTCTTCATTCTACTGGCGGGATTTGGGCTGGCGGCAATGTCCGGTGCGACGGTGCGGAGCCGAGGAATCGAAGAGACGCCGGTGCATCGCGCCCGCGGTGGTGATACGCTCTGGATCGACGGCAACATCGACGGATTTGGAGCGATTTTTTCGCACAAGAACCATATGCGCGGAGCATGGCGGGGTGACCTTTGCATCGAATGTCACGAGGCGCCTCCGACTTTTACCGACGGGCACTTGATCGGAGATCGCGAGTCGGATCCGACCTGCGTCCGGTGTCATCACATGAACCTTCCCCGCGATGCCAACACCGGCTGCGCGACCTGCCATCGCGACATGTACCGGCCGACCGATGCCTTTGGTCATGTCTGGCATTCATCACGGTTCGGGGCCGATCTCGGTTGCTATGAATGCCATGCTCGCGGTGAGCCGAAAGTATCTGAGAACGCTCCCAAGTGCACCAAGTGCCACAGCGACTTAGTTGCCGAAGGCTCGACGATTGAGTTCCATCACTATCAGGCTCCAGGCTACGTCGAAGCGATGCACAATCTCTGCATCACCTGTCACAATGCCAAGGCGGAGATCAATGGGCAACCTGATCTGGCGCGGTGTGCGACCTGCCATCCCGGACAACGCGACTTCATCGACCGCATCGATCTGGCTGCCCGGCACCGGCATTTGAAGGGGAAAAGGGTGGTGTTGCCGCTCCTAAGGGAGTGA
- a CDS encoding cold shock domain-containing protein, giving the protein MEKVDRHRGVVESFLPRKGYGFIKSEGLPRLFVHFTSIRGSGFKTLEVGEEVEFSLRNTERGLQALDVERLNPPEPPAQDATPVGSRSW; this is encoded by the coding sequence TTGGAGAAGGTAGATAGACATCGAGGAGTGGTCGAAAGTTTCCTGCCGCGTAAGGGCTACGGATTCATCAAGTCTGAAGGTCTGCCGCGGCTCTTTGTTCACTTCACGAGCATCAGGGGAAGCGGCTTCAAGACCCTGGAAGTTGGCGAGGAGGTCGAATTCTCATTGCGCAACACTGAACGGGGGCTGCAAGCGCTCGATGTCGAAAGGCTCAATCCTCCGGAACCCCCCGCCCAGGACGCTACACCGGTCGGAAGCAGGTCCTGGTAA